In one window of Janthinobacterium sp. 1_2014MBL_MicDiv DNA:
- a CDS encoding LrgB family protein, translating into MSTLVLSLLFLLLTLVLFYANQAVHKRHPHFLLTPAICTSAILIVIVQATATPFATYFGETRWLPWLLGPATVAFALPIFQERKLIRKHWLALSLGSCAGIVASVAATLLLDRLLGVHGDMARSLLARSVSTPFALEASRHMGGSAQLTGIFVVMTGLFGLMLGKPLLKLLPLRMRIARGAPYGAAAHGFGLSVARRVGTEEGAVASLTMIFSGVVTVLLAPLLGRLLG; encoded by the coding sequence ATGAGCACCCTCGTCTTGTCCCTGCTGTTTTTGCTGCTGACCCTGGTGCTGTTCTATGCCAACCAGGCCGTGCACAAGCGCCACCCGCACTTCCTGCTGACGCCGGCCATCTGCACCTCGGCCATCCTGATCGTCATCGTGCAGGCGACGGCGACGCCGTTCGCCACGTACTTCGGCGAGACGCGCTGGCTGCCTTGGCTGCTGGGGCCTGCCACTGTGGCGTTCGCGCTGCCCATCTTCCAGGAGCGCAAACTGATCCGCAAGCACTGGCTGGCCTTGTCGCTGGGCAGCTGCGCCGGCATCGTGGCTTCGGTCGCCGCCACCCTGCTGCTGGACCGCTTGCTGGGCGTGCACGGCGACATGGCGCGCAGCCTGCTGGCGCGTTCCGTGTCGACGCCGTTCGCGCTGGAAGCGTCGCGCCACATGGGCGGCTCGGCCCAGCTGACGGGCATCTTTGTCGTGATGACGGGCTTGTTTGGCTTGATGCTGGGCAAACCGCTGCTGAAACTGCTGCCCCTGCGCATGCGCATCGCCCGGGGCGCCCCGTATGGCGCGGCCGCGCACGGCTTCGGCCTGTCCGTGGCGCGCCGCGTGGGCACGGAAGAAGGCGCCGTGGCCAGCCTGACGATGATTTTTTCCGGCGTCGTGACGGTCTTGCTGGCGCCGCTGCTGGGACGCCTGCTGGGCTAG
- a CDS encoding CidA/LrgA family protein codes for MKAVPHPVATLPSMPAWRQPAQTLWQVGVLIAAWWLADQAAAALHLPFSGGVVGLFVLVALLLAGWVRPAAIELGANWLLANMLLFFIPLVVSVVQFTQLLKSQGLMLFVNIGLGFACVMLATALTVEWVCRYERRLRLQTLRRQRNARAAA; via the coding sequence GTGAAAGCCGTCCCCCATCCTGTCGCCACCCTGCCCTCCATGCCCGCCTGGCGCCAGCCGGCGCAGACGCTGTGGCAAGTGGGCGTGCTGATCGCCGCCTGGTGGCTGGCCGACCAGGCGGCCGCCGCCTTGCACTTGCCGTTTTCCGGCGGCGTCGTCGGCCTGTTCGTGCTGGTGGCCCTGCTGCTGGCGGGTTGGGTGCGGCCGGCCGCCATCGAGCTGGGCGCCAACTGGCTGCTGGCCAATATGCTGCTGTTCTTCATCCCGCTGGTGGTATCGGTGGTGCAATTTACGCAGCTGTTGAAGTCACAGGGCTTGATGCTGTTCGTGAACATCGGCCTGGGCTTTGCCTGCGTGATGCTGGCCACGGCGCTGACCGTGGAATGGGTGTGCCGCTATGAGCGCCGGCTGCGCCTGCAAACACTGCGGCGCCAGCGCAATGCCAGGGCAGCAGCATGA
- a CDS encoding glutaminyl-peptide cyclotransferase — protein MKNIGNAKLKRTAGSLLLGLLCTVGLMSEMGHAQAAIPVYGYFVKNSYPHDPRAFTQGLLFKDGHLYESTGQNGQSSLRKVDLATGRVLQRAMLDKNVFGEGITAVGDEILGLTWTSQTGYVFDQKTFQLKRTFSYKGEGWGLASDGKAVYMSDGTSAIRVLNPKTLAEVRRVEVKAEGRPIERLNELEMVNGELFANVWGADVIARIDPASGKVVGWIDLTGLLPPEQRGTANPDAVLNGIAWDARGKRLFVTGKLWPKLFEIELIEIQRH, from the coding sequence ATGAAGAACATCGGTAACGCCAAACTCAAGCGCACGGCAGGCTCATTGCTGCTGGGATTGCTGTGCACTGTGGGCCTGATGAGCGAGATGGGCCATGCCCAGGCCGCCATTCCCGTTTATGGCTACTTCGTCAAGAATAGCTATCCGCACGATCCCCGCGCCTTCACCCAGGGCCTGCTGTTCAAGGATGGCCACCTGTATGAAAGCACGGGCCAGAATGGCCAGTCGTCGTTGCGCAAGGTGGACCTGGCGACGGGCAGGGTGCTGCAGCGGGCCATGCTGGACAAGAATGTGTTTGGTGAAGGCATCACGGCCGTGGGCGACGAGATCCTCGGCCTGACGTGGACGTCGCAGACCGGCTATGTGTTCGACCAGAAAACCTTCCAGCTGAAGCGCACTTTCAGCTACAAGGGCGAAGGCTGGGGCCTGGCCAGCGACGGCAAGGCCGTTTACATGAGCGACGGCACGTCCGCCATCCGCGTGCTGAACCCGAAGACCCTGGCCGAGGTGCGCCGTGTCGAGGTGAAGGCCGAAGGCCGTCCCATCGAGCGCCTGAATGAACTGGAAATGGTCAATGGCGAGCTGTTCGCCAATGTATGGGGCGCGGACGTGATCGCCCGCATCGACCCGGCCAGCGGCAAGGTGGTGGGCTGGATCGACCTGACGGGCCTGCTGCCGCCCGAACAGCGGGGCACGGCCAATCCCGACGCCGTGCTCAACGGCATCGCCTGGGATGCGCGCGGCAAGCGCCTGTTTGTCACGGGGAAATTGTGGCCGAAGCTGTTCGAGATCGAGCTGATCGAGATCCAGCGCCATTGA
- a CDS encoding ferritin-like domain-containing protein, whose amino-acid sequence MKMPVLGSTQAAITNRPLDMLATDTAAVRAIAQAAVSVELFTIPLYMATMYSIQGTHQINSQGISYYEGRQWPGMGTTARPELAEQKAFNIIFSVFIQEMLHLQMAANLATAIGAAPCFTGSELQSQEHGWTCYGKDCTVIPHIVDLQDTSGYRHVRVNLEELNGNQCDLFLAIEQPEEQAREQLRAFDRQDHTKYFPDVPLAGWTPGKHVHDLPLFGTIGYMYECYARYISIEYTDGEALWQKLFVNGSVQQDMFNKKVDGHEQAEFPRFDTCFGPQEQDGGLTGSFNKAIDMMAAITDQGEGSETAIKRYRRDAAARLMAVQPDYREDLAALKVDYPSYSNDGKEAASRDAAARHDSAPFDHYERFGQVKDMLPVKTWAQWHKEGHRWDEAMLTNERYHKATAPKNIPAPGDVAGALNRLKDTAGTLKMLSTVATGAIYGITSVLDTYWQKQGTEFPYPSMVGAGDRMAICWAVLGQAPNLATGVPVAEKGVLYHACQGMHLAGEASSTCAALAVYHTCRGSNGCHAQGGCGFAQPDTGGSSCGHSVKAVAAAGNLCGTPKPVPPGKQIYSAPSDNKCATFGGCAVPISASQLYPNTTKTQPPESATMVLYDFGPAPDHHPQPLQQTLTFSLGDNVYDKAWEAYGKVMAARGTPVGAAPAPTDLRLALPPST is encoded by the coding sequence ATGAAAATGCCCGTGTTAGGAAGTACGCAAGCCGCCATTACCAACCGCCCGCTCGACATGCTGGCCACCGACACGGCGGCCGTGCGCGCCATTGCCCAGGCGGCCGTCAGCGTCGAGCTGTTCACCATTCCCCTGTACATGGCCACCATGTATTCGATCCAGGGCACGCACCAGATCAATTCGCAGGGCATCAGCTATTACGAGGGCCGCCAATGGCCGGGCATGGGCACCACGGCGCGACCGGAACTGGCGGAACAGAAAGCCTTCAACATCATCTTCAGTGTCTTCATCCAGGAGATGCTGCACCTGCAGATGGCCGCCAACCTGGCCACGGCCATCGGCGCGGCGCCGTGCTTCACGGGCTCGGAACTGCAATCGCAGGAGCATGGCTGGACCTGCTATGGCAAGGACTGCACGGTGATTCCGCACATCGTCGACTTGCAGGACACGTCCGGCTACCGCCATGTGCGCGTCAACCTCGAGGAATTGAACGGCAACCAGTGCGACCTGTTCCTTGCCATCGAGCAGCCGGAAGAACAGGCGCGCGAACAGTTGCGCGCGTTCGACCGCCAGGATCACACGAAATACTTCCCCGACGTGCCACTTGCCGGCTGGACACCGGGCAAGCATGTGCACGACCTGCCCCTGTTCGGCACCATCGGCTATATGTACGAGTGCTATGCGCGCTATATCAGCATCGAATACACGGACGGCGAGGCGCTGTGGCAAAAGCTGTTCGTCAACGGCTCCGTGCAGCAAGACATGTTCAACAAGAAGGTCGATGGGCATGAACAGGCCGAGTTTCCCCGTTTCGACACCTGTTTCGGTCCGCAAGAGCAGGATGGCGGCCTGACCGGCTCGTTCAACAAGGCCATCGACATGATGGCGGCCATCACCGACCAGGGCGAGGGCAGCGAGACGGCCATCAAGCGCTACCGGCGCGACGCGGCCGCGCGGCTGATGGCAGTGCAGCCCGACTACCGCGAAGACCTGGCGGCCCTGAAGGTCGATTACCCCTCGTACTCGAACGATGGCAAGGAGGCGGCATCGCGCGATGCGGCCGCGCGCCACGACAGCGCGCCGTTCGACCATTACGAGCGCTTTGGCCAGGTGAAGGACATGCTGCCCGTGAAAACCTGGGCCCAGTGGCACAAGGAGGGCCACCGCTGGGACGAAGCCATGCTGACCAACGAGCGCTATCACAAGGCGACGGCGCCGAAGAATATTCCCGCGCCGGGCGACGTGGCAGGCGCGCTCAACCGCCTGAAGGACACTGCCGGCACCTTGAAGATGCTGAGCACGGTGGCGACGGGCGCCATCTATGGCATCACGTCGGTGCTCGACACCTACTGGCAAAAGCAGGGCACGGAGTTCCCCTACCCGTCGATGGTGGGCGCGGGCGACCGCATGGCCATCTGCTGGGCCGTGCTGGGCCAGGCGCCGAACCTGGCGACGGGCGTGCCGGTGGCCGAGAAGGGCGTGCTGTACCACGCCTGCCAGGGCATGCACCTGGCAGGCGAGGCGTCGTCCACCTGCGCCGCACTGGCCGTCTACCATACCTGCCGCGGCTCCAACGGCTGCCATGCGCAGGGCGGTTGCGGCTTTGCCCAGCCGGACACGGGCGGCTCGTCCTGCGGCCATTCGGTGAAAGCCGTCGCGGCAGCGGGCAATCTGTGCGGCACGCCCAAGCCGGTTCCGCCAGGCAAGCAAATCTATAGCGCGCCCAGCGACAACAAATGCGCGACGTTCGGCGGCTGCGCCGTGCCGATCTCGGCCTCGCAGCTGTATCCGAACACCACCAAGACGCAACCGCCCGAGTCCGCCACCATGGTGCTGTACGATTTCGGTCCCGCGCCCGATCACCACCCGCAGCCGCTGCAGCAGACCCTGACGTTTTCGCTGGGCGACAATGTCTATGACAAGGCCTGGGAAGCCTACGGCAAGGTGATGGCGGCGCGCGGCACGCCCGTGGGTGCGGCGCCGGCGCCCACCGACCTGCGCCTGGCCTTGCCGCCGTCGACCTGA
- a CDS encoding HvfC/BufC N-terminal domain-containing protein encodes MPEPVVLALSAAEAPLAQLQAWFLTAMTAPGGAARGVALAQQRHGLAPGHVLKGGEQGVARLRIHADGYVQRLLECLQADYPVLRKVMGDELFDFFARAYIWRHPSTSTTLHDLGAGFAGFLAATQSGAGARAEALRFPIELAQLERARSEAARAPGLENQPQPLLPPGLELLLGGAQAWRMAPCTRLLAVTFPVCAFWEQLQAAPEGEAPPEPAAAPGFVAISRLHYRIVMHAVQPWQWYWLQALADGASLAQCARRAAVASGRPQDEVLADAMLWLPMAAAAGLIACDA; translated from the coding sequence ATGCCTGAACCAGTGGTCCTTGCCCTGTCCGCGGCCGAGGCGCCGCTGGCGCAATTGCAAGCCTGGTTCCTGACGGCCATGACGGCGCCGGGCGGGGCGGCGCGCGGCGTGGCACTGGCGCAGCAGCGCCACGGCCTGGCGCCGGGGCACGTGCTCAAGGGCGGCGAACAGGGCGTGGCGCGGCTGCGCATCCATGCCGACGGCTATGTGCAGCGCCTGCTCGAATGCCTGCAAGCCGACTATCCCGTCTTGCGCAAGGTGATGGGCGACGAACTGTTCGATTTCTTTGCCCGCGCCTATATCTGGCGCCACCCGTCCACGTCCACGACCTTGCATGACCTGGGCGCCGGCTTTGCCGGCTTCCTCGCCGCCACCCAATCTGGCGCCGGTGCGCGCGCCGAAGCGCTGCGTTTCCCCATTGAACTGGCGCAGCTGGAGCGGGCGCGCAGCGAGGCGGCGCGGGCGCCGGGACTGGAAAATCAGCCCCAGCCGCTGCTGCCGCCGGGACTGGAGTTGCTGCTGGGAGGGGCGCAAGCGTGGCGCATGGCGCCGTGCACGCGGCTGCTGGCCGTGACGTTTCCCGTTTGTGCCTTCTGGGAACAGTTGCAGGCGGCGCCAGAAGGCGAGGCGCCGCCCGAGCCTGCGGCGGCGCCCGGGTTTGTCGCGATAAGCCGCCTGCATTATCGAATTGTCATGCATGCGGTGCAGCCATGGCAATGGTACTGGCTGCAGGCGCTGGCGGACGGGGCGTCGCTTGCGCAGTGCGCCCGGCGGGCCGCCGTGGCCAGCGGCAGGCCACAGGACGAGGTGCTGGCGGACGCCATGTTGTGGCTGCCAATGGCGGCCGCGGCCGGCCTGATCGCGTGTGACGCCTGA
- a CDS encoding DUF3297 family protein, with protein sequence MNDTTTLPPLPDRLSIDPSSPYHVAAVFENDVGIRFNDKERLDVEEYCISERWIKVASTKSLDRRGRPLQIKLKGKVEAFYR encoded by the coding sequence ATGAACGATACCACCACCTTACCCCCATTGCCCGATCGCCTGTCGATCGACCCTAGCAGCCCTTACCACGTTGCAGCCGTGTTCGAAAACGACGTCGGCATCCGCTTCAACGACAAGGAGCGTCTTGACGTGGAAGAATATTGCATCAGCGAACGCTGGATCAAGGTCGCTTCCACCAAGTCCCTCGATCGCCGCGGCCGTCCGCTGCAGATCAAGCTGAAGGGCAAAGTCGAAGCGTTTTACCGCTAA
- a CDS encoding immunity protein Imm33 domain-containing protein — MVSERQQRICDKFDLPAQAPEPMVALAIGSLAQSPIYGTRVALPENGTISWFIHCGEHDDALDFYQPLHAEHLHEMLPQVLDYLALPSGAKFILDREGYEDVWLEV, encoded by the coding sequence ATGGTCAGCGAAAGACAGCAGCGCATCTGCGATAAATTTGATTTGCCGGCGCAGGCGCCCGAACCCATGGTGGCCCTGGCCATCGGCAGCCTGGCGCAGTCGCCCATCTATGGCACGCGCGTCGCGTTGCCCGAGAATGGCACCATCAGCTGGTTCATCCATTGCGGCGAGCACGACGACGCCCTGGACTTTTACCAGCCCCTGCATGCGGAACACTTGCACGAGATGCTGCCGCAGGTGCTCGATTACCTGGCCTTGCCCAGCGGCGCCAAGTTCATCCTCGACCGGGAAGGGTACGAGGATGTGTGGCTGGAAGTATAG
- the bufB gene encoding MNIO family bufferin maturase — MPAATTGAPPRLGLPNLGLGVGLRPQHYEHILRHGPQVDWFEIISENFIDNHGYARHVLERVAAQVPIVMHGVSLSIGSSAPLDLAYLRQLRQLAAEVRPAWISDHLCWTGAATLNSHDLLPLPLDDASLRHVAARVRQVQEFLGRPLILENPSTYVEFSRSSMPEWEFLGRLAEDTGCGLLLDVNNVHVSAHNHGFDAAAYIRQLPHDRIVQLHLAGPTDCGDVLVDTHDAPVPAAVWRLYALAQQLTGGVSALLEWDAKIPPYPQLLAELDKARAAERGVFAQDAMAAATGGATSTPLGFHLEAIHA; from the coding sequence ATGCCGGCCGCCACGACCGGCGCGCCACCGCGCCTGGGCCTGCCGAACCTGGGCCTGGGCGTGGGGCTGCGGCCGCAGCACTATGAGCACATCCTGCGCCACGGGCCGCAGGTGGACTGGTTCGAGATCATCAGCGAGAACTTCATCGACAACCACGGCTATGCGCGCCATGTGCTCGAGCGCGTGGCGGCGCAGGTGCCCATCGTCATGCATGGCGTGTCGCTGTCGATCGGCAGCAGCGCGCCCCTGGACCTCGCGTATCTGCGCCAGCTGCGCCAGCTGGCGGCCGAGGTCCGGCCCGCGTGGATTTCCGATCACCTGTGCTGGACGGGCGCCGCCACCCTCAACAGCCACGACTTGCTGCCGCTGCCGCTCGATGACGCCAGCCTGCGCCATGTGGCCGCGCGCGTGCGCCAGGTGCAGGAATTCCTCGGACGGCCATTGATCCTGGAAAACCCTAGCACCTATGTGGAATTTTCCCGCTCCAGCATGCCGGAATGGGAATTCCTGGGGCGCCTGGCCGAGGACACGGGGTGCGGGCTCTTGCTTGACGTCAACAATGTCCACGTGTCCGCGCATAACCATGGCTTTGACGCGGCGGCCTATATCCGCCAGTTGCCGCACGACCGCATCGTGCAGCTGCACCTGGCCGGGCCCACCGATTGCGGCGACGTGCTGGTCGACACGCACGACGCGCCCGTGCCGGCCGCCGTCTGGCGCCTGTATGCGCTGGCGCAGCAGTTGACGGGCGGCGTGTCGGCCTTGCTGGAGTGGGATGCGAAGATTCCGCCGTATCCGCAGCTGCTGGCCGAACTGGACAAGGCGCGCGCGGCCGAACGGGGCGTGTTTGCGCAGGACGCCATGGCGGCGGCCACGGGCGGCGCCACCTCGACGCCGCTGGGCTTTCACCTGGAGGCCATCCATGCCTGA
- a CDS encoding serine hydrolase domain-containing protein → MPVRFPAAIFVMALAAVPVGAMAAKAAPSSQQQSARAEHDIAAFLRSEMQERQIPGLQLAVIQRGKVVLARNFGVASLQYQVPVTDASLFSINSATKAFAGVAVMQLVQQGKIDLAAPIGNYLPHLPPAWQAVTVTQLLNHTSGLPDVLDQRSGKLVGPQPDDADAAWTAVQALPMDFQPGTRYRYNQSNYVLLAQLIERQGGQPFVDFVQRHQFDVAGMRHSGFGDAKDVVANKASSYVLARGGKGYRNVIEDFPVFMRAGAGINSTAGDLANWLIALQSGRLLAPASVERLWQPTTFSDGKPAPWALGWPTIRRDSHRAVAGIGGARSAFYVYPDDGLAIIILSNLAGGQPEQLIDSVAGFYIPALRQQSGGAYAAHLLRQSLGNGAYADLGQKLSAIRQQHALPNPPEDDLNAWGYRLLARQQPKQAVAVLQLGVQLYPDSANGHDSLAEAFEADGATAPAIAHYRRSLELDAGNAHAVARLKSLAAH, encoded by the coding sequence ATGCCCGTACGTTTCCCCGCCGCCATCTTCGTCATGGCGCTCGCCGCCGTCCCTGTTGGCGCCATGGCAGCCAAGGCTGCGCCGTCCAGCCAGCAGCAGTCCGCCCGCGCGGAACACGATATCGCCGCCTTCCTGCGCAGCGAAATGCAGGAACGCCAGATTCCCGGGCTGCAACTGGCCGTCATACAGCGGGGCAAGGTTGTCCTGGCGCGCAATTTTGGCGTGGCCAGCCTGCAATACCAGGTGCCGGTGACGGACGCCAGCCTGTTTTCCATCAATTCGGCCACGAAAGCGTTTGCGGGCGTGGCCGTGATGCAGCTGGTGCAGCAGGGCAAGATCGACCTCGCCGCGCCGATCGGCAACTACCTGCCGCACTTGCCCCCTGCGTGGCAAGCCGTGACGGTGACGCAGCTGCTCAACCATACATCGGGCTTGCCCGACGTGCTCGATCAGCGCAGCGGCAAGCTGGTGGGGCCGCAGCCGGACGATGCCGATGCGGCATGGACAGCCGTGCAGGCGCTGCCGATGGATTTCCAGCCGGGCACGCGCTACCGCTATAACCAGAGCAATTATGTGTTGCTGGCGCAATTGATCGAGCGTCAGGGCGGCCAGCCCTTCGTCGACTTCGTCCAGCGCCACCAGTTCGACGTGGCCGGCATGCGGCACAGCGGCTTTGGCGATGCGAAGGACGTGGTCGCCAACAAGGCCAGTTCCTACGTGCTGGCCCGGGGCGGCAAGGGGTACCGCAACGTCATCGAGGATTTCCCCGTCTTCATGCGGGCCGGCGCCGGCATCAACAGCACAGCGGGCGACCTGGCCAACTGGCTCATCGCGCTGCAGTCGGGGCGCCTGCTGGCGCCCGCCAGCGTGGAGAGGCTGTGGCAGCCGACGACTTTCAGCGATGGCAAGCCGGCGCCGTGGGCGCTGGGCTGGCCCACCATCCGCCGCGACAGCCACCGCGCCGTGGCCGGCATCGGCGGCGCCCGCTCGGCATTCTATGTGTATCCGGACGATGGCCTGGCCATCATTATCCTGAGCAACCTGGCCGGCGGCCAGCCGGAACAGCTGATCGACAGCGTGGCCGGCTTTTACATCCCGGCACTGCGCCAGCAGAGCGGCGGCGCCTATGCCGCGCACCTGTTGCGGCAAAGCCTGGGCAATGGCGCGTATGCGGACCTCGGGCAGAAGCTGTCGGCCATCCGGCAACAGCACGCCTTGCCGAATCCGCCGGAAGACGACTTGAATGCCTGGGGCTACCGCCTGCTGGCGCGCCAGCAGCCGAAGCAGGCCGTGGCCGTGCTGCAACTGGGCGTCCAGCTGTATCCGGACAGCGCGAATGGCCACGACAGCCTGGCCGAAGCATTCGAGGCGGACGGTGCCACGGCGCCAGCCATCGCGCACTACCGCCGCTCGCTGGAACTCGATGCGGGCAATGCGCACGCCGTGGCGCGCCTGAAAAGCCTGGCCGCCCACTAG
- a CDS encoding LysR family transcriptional regulator codes for MDIRSLRYFVEVVEQNSFTRAAARLHVTQPTVSKMIQQLEQSLDLALLDRAGKRFTLTDAGQVVLSRAHELLALHAELKVELRDLQQLERGELRVGVSPQTHSTLAPWLAEYHQRYPGIELKMYESGTQAIERDLRTGTVELGTMLDYPGNAATWQDFDALPLVRSPLCLLAPADSVWRGRAAVALAELADSPFVFYGASFALNDIVLDACQRAGFVPRIAGRSGQWDFIASLVRLGVGICLLPKMYCDTLDAAQFAVIPLEGPPVEWNLMLAWRRGGRLSFAARAWLDLVRAHMAPPGRLQ; via the coding sequence ATGGATATCCGCTCCCTGCGCTACTTCGTCGAAGTGGTCGAGCAGAACAGTTTTACGCGCGCGGCCGCCCGGCTGCACGTGACGCAGCCCACCGTCAGCAAGATGATCCAGCAGCTCGAACAGTCGCTGGACCTGGCCCTGCTGGACCGCGCCGGCAAGCGCTTTACCCTGACGGATGCGGGCCAGGTGGTGCTGTCGCGCGCGCATGAGCTGCTGGCCCTGCATGCGGAACTGAAGGTGGAATTGCGCGACCTGCAGCAGCTGGAGCGTGGCGAGCTGCGCGTGGGCGTGTCGCCGCAGACCCATTCCACGCTGGCGCCGTGGCTGGCCGAATACCACCAGCGTTATCCGGGCATCGAGCTGAAGATGTATGAAAGCGGCACGCAAGCCATCGAGCGCGACTTGCGCACGGGCACGGTGGAGCTGGGCACCATGCTCGACTACCCGGGCAATGCAGCCACCTGGCAGGATTTCGACGCCTTGCCCCTCGTGCGCTCGCCCCTGTGCCTGCTGGCACCGGCCGACAGCGTCTGGCGCGGCCGCGCGGCCGTGGCCCTGGCCGAGCTGGCCGACAGTCCCTTCGTGTTCTACGGTGCCTCGTTCGCCCTGAACGACATCGTGCTCGACGCCTGCCAGCGCGCCGGTTTCGTGCCGCGCATCGCCGGCCGCAGTGGGCAGTGGGATTTCATCGCCTCGCTGGTGCGCCTGGGCGTGGGCATCTGCCTGCTGCCGAAGATGTATTGCGACACGCTCGACGCCGCGCAATTTGCCGTCATCCCGCTCGAAGGCCCGCCCGTGGAGTGGAATTTGATGCTGGCCTGGCGCCGCGGCGGCCGGCTGTCGTTCGCCGCGCGCGCCTGGCTCGATCTCGTCAGGGCGCACATGGCGCCGCCCGGGCGATTACAATAG
- a CDS encoding TetR/AcrR family transcriptional regulator, whose translation MLKNVTKPPRRDASLTRDTIIDAAISLLDTAGESGLTFRALAARLATGPGAIYWHIANKDELFTAASDSVVMRAMDAVLPGATPPACIRAVALAVFEAMDAHPWLGSALARAPGQLPTVRILERLGRQVDALGVPAERQWLAACTLLNYLLGVSGQNAANAAIGRASGLDRPHFLDSLSAAWSRLDAQAFPFARKVAGQLRAHDDREDFLAGIDLIVHGMQALQAGR comes from the coding sequence ATGCTGAAAAATGTAACGAAACCACCACGGCGCGACGCCTCGCTGACGCGCGACACCATCATCGATGCCGCCATCAGCCTGCTGGACACGGCCGGTGAGAGCGGCCTGACATTCCGCGCCCTGGCCGCGCGTCTGGCCACGGGGCCGGGCGCGATTTACTGGCACATTGCCAACAAGGACGAGCTGTTCACGGCGGCCAGCGACAGCGTCGTCATGCGCGCCATGGATGCGGTCTTGCCTGGCGCCACGCCGCCAGCCTGCATCCGGGCCGTGGCGCTGGCCGTGTTCGAGGCGATGGATGCGCATCCGTGGCTGGGCTCGGCGCTGGCGCGCGCGCCGGGCCAGTTGCCCACCGTGCGCATCCTCGAGCGCCTGGGCCGGCAAGTGGACGCGCTGGGCGTGCCGGCAGAGCGGCAATGGCTGGCCGCCTGCACGCTGCTCAATTATCTGCTGGGCGTGAGCGGGCAGAATGCGGCCAACGCCGCCATCGGCCGCGCGAGCGGCCTGGACAGGCCCCATTTCCTCGACAGCCTATCGGCCGCGTGGTCGCGCCTCGATGCGCAGGCGTTTCCGTTTGCGCGCAAGGTGGCGGGGCAGTTGCGCGCGCACGACGACCGCGAGGATTTCCTGGCCGGCATCGACCTGATCGTGCATGGCATGCAGGCGCTGCAGGCGGGCCGCTAG
- a CDS encoding type 1 glutamine amidotransferase family protein, giving the protein MTRAITILTENFADWETALVNSTARLYYGFYTQFATPGGRAVTSSGGMLVTPQLALEAISLEELDLLIVCGGSSWQTPQAPELGALLRAACDKNIVLAGICDGTRVLAQAGVLDNVRHTSNSAENLTAVGYAGAALYQDVPWAVADQRIITAPGTAPVTFTAQILRTLGIDDDNLQAYLAMHGAEHGKQG; this is encoded by the coding sequence ATGACACGCGCCATCACCATCCTTACCGAAAACTTCGCCGACTGGGAAACCGCCCTGGTCAACTCCACGGCGCGCCTGTACTACGGCTTCTATACCCAGTTTGCCACGCCGGGCGGCCGTGCCGTCACCTCGTCGGGCGGCATGCTGGTCACGCCCCAGCTGGCGCTGGAAGCCATTTCACTCGAGGAACTGGACTTGCTCATCGTTTGCGGCGGCAGCAGCTGGCAGACGCCGCAGGCACCCGAGCTGGGCGCCCTGCTGCGCGCCGCGTGCGACAAAAACATCGTGCTGGCCGGCATTTGCGACGGCACCCGCGTGCTGGCGCAAGCGGGCGTGCTCGACAACGTGCGCCACACTTCCAATTCCGCCGAGAACCTGACAGCCGTCGGCTATGCGGGCGCCGCCCTGTACCAGGACGTGCCGTGGGCCGTGGCCGACCAGCGCATCATCACGGCGCCGGGCACGGCGCCCGTCACCTTCACGGCGCAAATCCTGCGCACCCTGGGCATAGACGACGACAACCTGCAAGCCTACCTGGCCATGCACGGGGCCGAACACGGCAAGCAGGGCTGA